A window from Brachionichthys hirsutus isolate HB-005 chromosome 4, CSIRO-AGI_Bhir_v1, whole genome shotgun sequence encodes these proteins:
- the angptl2b gene encoding angiopoietin-related protein 2b, with amino-acid sequence MEPPHGVLLGLLVYGLAYGVQEALGGPPDSSRSRDGTRVFQSSEGGLEREFFYAGRGRRSPADQQQDKCSYTFIVPQQKVTGAICVNSKEPEATTESRVNKQELELLNVELQKQKRQIETLQQLVEVDGGIVNEVKLLRKESRNMNSRVTQLYMQLLHEIIRKRDNALELAQLENRILNQTSEMQQLSSRYKDLEHKYQHLASLATNQSALIVLLEEQCQSRPPPRQAPAPRPRPQPPPASPPLNKPFQPVNPISNEIQSDQKSLPPVLPTMPTGTQSPSSRPSGPFKDCLQALEDGHNTSGMCLVKPENANRLMQVWCDQRHDPGGWTVIQRRLDGSVNFFRNWETYKQGFGNIDGEYWLGLENIYWLTSQGNYKLLVTLEDWAGRKVFAEYASFRVEPEADFYKLRVGRYHGNAGDSLTWHNGKQFTTLDRDHDAYTGNCAHYQKGGWWYNSCAHSNLNGVWYRGGHYRSRYQDGVYWAEFRGGAYSLKKVIMMIRPNPNTFH; translated from the exons ATGGAGCCCCCTCACGGAGTCCTGCTGGGACTCCTTGTTTACGGACTAGCCTACGGCGTCCAGGAGGCGCTGGGGGGTCCGCCGGACAGCAGCCGCAGTAGGGACGGGACGCGGGTGTTCCAGAGCAGCGAAGGCGGTCTGGAGAGGGAGTTTTTCTACGCTGGACGGGGCAGACGTTCTCCAGCTGACCAGCAGCAGGACAAGTGCTCCTACACCTTCATTGTGCCTCAACAGAAAGTAACTGGAGCCATCTGTGTCAATTCCAAGGAGCCGGAGGCCACAACGGAGAGCCGGGTAAACaagcaggagctggagctgctaaACGTGGAGCTCCAGAAACAGAAGAGGCAGATCGagaccctgcagcagctggtggaggTCGACGGCGGCATCGTCAACGAGGTCAAGCTTCTGAGGAAGGAGAGCCGAAACATGAACTCCAGAGTCACGCAGCTGTACATGCAGCTGCTCCACGAGATCATCCGGAAGAGGGACAACGCCCTGGAGCTGGCCCAGCTGGAGAACCGGATCCTGAACCAGACCTCCGAGatgcagcagctgagcagccGGTACAAAGATCTCGAGCACAAGTACCAGCACTTGGCTTCGTTGGCCACAAACCAATCAGCCCTGATTGTCCTGTTGGAGGAGCAATGCCAAAGTCGCCCGCCTCCTCGTCAGGCGCCCGCCCCCCGGCCACGGCCTCAGCCGCCTCCGGCGTCGCCACCTCTCAACAAGCCGTTCCAGCCGGTCAACCCGATAAGCAACGAGATCCAGAGTGACCAAAAATCTCTCCCGCCCGTTCTTCCAACGATGCCCACGGGAACCCAGAGCCCCTCCAGCAGGCCCTCGG GTCCGTTTAAGGACTGTCTCCAGgccctggaggacggccacaACACCAGCGGGATGTGCCTGGTGAAGCCAGAGAACGCCAACCGGCTCATGCAGGTGTGGTGCGACCAGAGACACGACCCGGGAGGCTGGACCGTGATCCAGAGGAGGTTGGACGGCTCCGTCAACTTCTTCAGGAACTGGGAGACGTACAAG CAAGGCTTCGGCAACATCGACGGCGAGTACTGGCTGGGCCTGGAGAACATCTACTGGCTGACCAGCCAGGGCAACTACAAGCTGCTGGTCACGCTGGAGGACTGGGCGGGCCGCAAGGTGTTCGCAGAGTACGCCAGCTTCAGGGTGGAGCCCGAAGCCGACTTCTACAAGCTGAGGGTGGGCCGCTACCACGGCAACGCCGGAGACTCGCTCACCTGGCATAACGGGAAGCAGTTCACAACACTGGACCGCGACCACGACGCGTACACAG GAAACTGTGCCCACTACCAGAAGGGGGGCTGGTGGTACAACTCCTGCGCCCACTCCAACCTGAATGGCGTCTGGTACAGAGGGGGGCACTACCGCAGCCGCTACCAAGATGGCGTCTACTGGGCGGAGTTCAGAGGAGGAGCCTATTCTTTGAAGAAAGTGATCATGATGATCCGTCCCAACCCGAACACGTTCCACTGA